One Edaphobacter bradus DNA window includes the following coding sequences:
- a CDS encoding DUF2905 domain-containing protein, with protein sequence MSELGRIFVFFGLLFLVVGLIAMGLGRLHLPLGRLPGDFTWRGRGWTISVPLATCLVFSLVLSLIFWVVNRLHR encoded by the coding sequence ATGTCTGAACTCGGCCGCATCTTCGTCTTCTTCGGCTTGCTCTTTCTCGTCGTAGGCCTCATCGCGATGGGGCTGGGTCGCCTCCATCTGCCGCTTGGCCGACTGCCCGGAGACTTCACCTGGCGGGGCCGTGGCTGGACGATCTCGGTTCCGCTGGCCACCTGTCTTGTATTCAGCCTCGTCCTCAGTCTCATCTTCTGGGTAGTCAACCGTTTGCATCGCTAG
- a CDS encoding response regulator: MQRVLVVDDDRVVADTLALIFERSGFSVRVAYGAEEAMCLAHEFTPDLLLCDIAMPGRDGISLMRDVTRELPSCRIIVLTGFYSNLNHVREQAGKLPQPVGIFTKPCEPAELIREANSMLASHRRSHV, translated from the coding sequence ATGCAGCGCGTTCTGGTCGTTGACGACGATCGTGTTGTCGCCGACACACTGGCCCTCATCTTCGAGAGGAGCGGCTTCAGCGTGCGGGTGGCTTACGGCGCCGAAGAGGCCATGTGCTTGGCCCATGAGTTCACGCCAGATCTTCTGCTCTGCGACATCGCCATGCCGGGTCGTGACGGCATCTCTCTTATGCGCGATGTGACCAGGGAGTTGCCCTCGTGCCGCATCATTGTCCTCACCGGCTTCTACTCCAACCTCAACCATGTGCGCGAACAGGCTGGCAAATTGCCACAGCCCGTCGGAATCTTCACCAAACCCTGCGAGCCCGCGGAGCTCATCCGCGAGGCCAACTCCATGCTGGCGTCACACCGTCGTAGTCATGTCTGA
- the xseA gene encoding exodeoxyribonuclease VII large subunit: MPPKGDKPGDKPPTLASLRASRGRQRSAARTATSSSQHSESLQTDFLFEAYEQTPEPPPPPPVSPAVPAAPALPTERLIWTVHDLVSRIRLHVETTYSDLWVEGEISNCRSAPSGHIYFTLKDGEAQLPVVLFRRQASLLRFRPADGLAVLVRGRISVYESRGQLQLIAETLEPRGAGALQLAFEQLKARLLAEGLFDAARKRPLPAFPQRVGIVTSPTGAVIRDIVTVVRRRHARLNLLVYPATMQGSSCPGSVAEGIRWFNRHSSLVDLILIARGGGSLEDLAGFNDEALARVIAASGLPIVSAIGHETDFTIADFVADLRAPTPSAAAELITAAQHRIEERLEALDLRARRAVSFQLIEAHRRYARLSAESVLRRLRDSIGGRVQRLDELDLRRDAAAQRRLRAPTQRLAALTDRLRHQDVTLRAAASRRRLERSTSRLDHLASQLTAERRNRLSAASARLHALSPLNVLARGYALVYAADGTLLRSAADTAPGRTIRARLSQGSLEAQVTDTKLTEKSTT, from the coding sequence ATGCCCCCGAAGGGAGACAAGCCGGGAGACAAGCCGCCGACTCTCGCCAGCCTCCGCGCCAGCCGCGGCCGGCAGCGCTCTGCTGCGCGCACGGCGACCTCATCGTCCCAGCATTCCGAGTCTCTCCAGACCGACTTTCTCTTCGAAGCATACGAGCAGACGCCTGAACCTCCTCCTCCGCCCCCGGTAAGCCCCGCAGTGCCGGCAGCCCCCGCTCTCCCCACCGAGCGCCTCATCTGGACTGTCCACGACCTCGTCAGCCGCATCCGCCTTCACGTCGAGACCACCTACTCCGACCTCTGGGTCGAGGGCGAAATCTCCAACTGCCGCTCCGCCCCCTCGGGCCATATCTACTTCACCCTCAAGGACGGCGAGGCACAGCTTCCTGTCGTCCTCTTCCGCCGCCAGGCGTCTCTGCTGCGCTTCCGTCCCGCCGATGGCCTTGCCGTGCTGGTGCGCGGGCGCATCTCGGTCTACGAGAGCCGCGGCCAGCTCCAGCTCATCGCCGAGACCCTTGAGCCACGCGGGGCCGGAGCCCTTCAACTCGCCTTCGAACAGCTCAAGGCACGCCTCCTCGCCGAAGGACTCTTCGACGCCGCGCGCAAGCGGCCGCTGCCTGCCTTCCCGCAGAGAGTAGGCATCGTCACCTCGCCCACCGGAGCCGTCATCCGCGACATCGTCACCGTCGTCCGTCGCCGCCACGCCCGGCTCAACCTGCTCGTCTACCCTGCGACCATGCAGGGCAGCTCGTGTCCAGGCTCGGTAGCCGAGGGTATCCGCTGGTTCAACCGCCACTCGTCGCTCGTCGATCTCATCCTGATCGCCCGCGGCGGAGGCTCTCTCGAAGACCTCGCAGGCTTCAACGACGAGGCCCTGGCCCGCGTCATCGCCGCCTCCGGGCTCCCCATCGTCTCCGCAATCGGTCACGAGACTGACTTCACGATCGCCGACTTTGTCGCTGACCTTCGCGCGCCCACTCCCTCAGCCGCCGCCGAGCTCATCACTGCTGCCCAGCACCGCATCGAGGAGCGCCTTGAAGCCCTCGACCTCCGTGCCCGCCGCGCCGTCAGCTTTCAGCTCATCGAAGCCCATCGCCGCTACGCCCGCCTCTCGGCCGAATCGGTGCTGCGCCGCCTGCGCGACTCCATCGGCGGCCGCGTTCAGCGCCTGGACGAGCTCGACCTCCGCCGCGACGCCGCCGCGCAACGCCGCCTCCGCGCTCCAACGCAAAGGCTCGCCGCCCTCACCGACCGTCTTCGCCACCAGGACGTCACCCTCCGCGCGGCCGCCTCGCGTCGTCGTCTCGAACGCAGCACCAGCAGGCTCGATCATCTCGCCTCACAGCTCACTGCAGAGCGGCGAAACCGCCTCAGTGCGGCCAGCGCGCGACTGCACGCACTCTCGCCCCTCAACGTCCTCGCTCGCGGCTATGCTCTTGTCTACGCAGCCGATGGAACCCTCCTGCGCTCCGCTGCCGACACGGCCCCCGGGCGGACCATCCGCGCTCGACTCTCGCAGGGCAGCCTCGAAGCGCAGGTAACCGACACCAAACTAACGGAGAAAAGCACCACATGA
- a CDS encoding potassium channel family protein translates to MHLVAIIAGMVCCLSVFVDAFQTIVLPRRPSGRFRITRLFLTFGWAWWAAMGQRMKDAKAREQIYSIFGPLSLILLLLLWGALLVFGFSFLFYGLGSPFHDPMGGPAKASSPYETDLYVSGTTLFTLGIGDVLPHKLAARSLIVLESGVGLGFIALVIGYLPVLYQSFSKREVNIALLDARAGSPPTAAELLRRHGFEGGEEAMTKLLEEWERWSAEILESHISYPILCYYRSQHDTQSWLSALVAILDTCALLISVLEGAPSRQAQLTFVMARHALIDLGQVFHVQDKEIWKLQEGKDRLPPGEFERLCHALVDANLRICGDADSARRLHTIRARYEQAAGALSDYLRMPLPPWVPERKDKDQWSVLTQLRSEAEASAGKRSTWALLHHDDHGH, encoded by the coding sequence GTGCATCTTGTTGCAATAATTGCGGGAATGGTCTGCTGCCTGAGCGTCTTTGTGGATGCCTTCCAGACGATTGTTCTACCCCGCAGGCCTTCCGGGCGCTTCCGGATCACCCGGCTCTTCCTCACGTTCGGCTGGGCGTGGTGGGCAGCGATGGGGCAGCGAATGAAGGACGCGAAGGCCCGGGAGCAGATCTATAGCATATTTGGGCCGCTGTCGCTGATTCTTCTCCTGCTGCTATGGGGCGCACTGCTCGTTTTCGGGTTCAGCTTTCTTTTTTATGGCCTCGGGTCGCCGTTCCACGATCCCATGGGAGGGCCGGCAAAAGCCTCCTCCCCGTACGAGACAGACCTATATGTCAGTGGAACAACGCTGTTTACGCTGGGGATTGGCGACGTGCTGCCGCACAAGCTCGCGGCAAGGAGCCTGATTGTCCTCGAGTCGGGGGTTGGACTTGGATTTATTGCACTCGTCATCGGCTACCTGCCGGTGCTGTACCAGTCATTCTCAAAGCGCGAGGTGAACATAGCACTGCTGGATGCGCGCGCCGGGTCTCCTCCGACGGCTGCTGAGCTGCTGCGGAGGCATGGTTTCGAGGGTGGCGAAGAGGCCATGACCAAGCTGCTCGAAGAGTGGGAGCGCTGGTCGGCCGAGATTCTGGAGTCGCATATCTCCTATCCGATTCTCTGCTACTACCGGTCGCAGCATGACACACAGAGCTGGCTCTCGGCTCTGGTGGCAATCCTGGACACCTGCGCGCTGCTGATCTCCGTGCTGGAAGGAGCACCCTCGCGGCAGGCCCAGCTTACGTTTGTGATGGCGAGACACGCACTGATTGATCTTGGCCAGGTCTTTCACGTCCAGGACAAGGAGATCTGGAAGCTGCAGGAGGGCAAGGACAGGCTCCCGCCGGGAGAGTTTGAACGTTTGTGCCACGCACTTGTAGATGCGAACCTGCGGATATGCGGCGACGCCGATTCGGCACGCCGGCTGCACACAATCCGCGCACGCTACGAGCAGGCTGCAGGCGCGCTCTCAGACTATCTGCGGATGCCTCTGCCTCCGTGGGTTCCGGAGCGTAAGGATAAAGATCAGTGGTCTGTGCTGACGCAGCTGCGCTCGGAGGCCGAGGCCAGTGCAGGAAAGCGCAGCACCTGGGCCCTCCTGCACCACGACGACCACGGCCACTGA
- a CDS encoding response regulator: MRVLVVDDDIVSRELLILLLRRQGYSVDGTDSGERALDLLKSARVSPPNIVLADLQMPGITGTELAGALRHVCGNGTTLLAMSGSPPIGTASQGYDDFLLKPFTMETFTAVVTRGRSTQPSKPVHSHVTVLDEATYEKLSQSMKPEKLKSLYHLCLGDAKQRIAAMRQAAAAGDNASYKREAHAIKGGCGMVGAMELQSLATAMENKGLAANHVATLDEFLLACERLEVMLNARENASITTSTRGSSGEAAHE; the protein is encoded by the coding sequence ATGCGAGTGCTCGTTGTAGATGACGATATCGTGAGCCGGGAGCTTCTCATCCTGCTGCTCCGGCGACAGGGTTATTCGGTGGATGGAACCGACTCCGGTGAGCGCGCGCTCGACCTGCTGAAGTCAGCCAGAGTCTCTCCGCCCAACATCGTGCTCGCCGATCTTCAGATGCCTGGTATCACCGGCACGGAGCTCGCGGGCGCTCTACGCCACGTCTGCGGCAACGGGACAACGCTGTTGGCCATGAGTGGCAGCCCGCCCATCGGCACGGCCTCCCAGGGCTACGACGATTTTCTGCTGAAGCCATTCACGATGGAGACATTCACGGCCGTGGTGACCCGCGGCCGCAGCACTCAGCCCTCGAAACCGGTTCACAGTCATGTAACGGTGCTCGACGAAGCTACCTATGAAAAGCTCTCGCAATCGATGAAGCCGGAGAAGCTGAAGAGCCTGTACCATCTCTGTCTTGGAGACGCGAAGCAGCGAATCGCTGCGATGCGTCAGGCCGCTGCCGCCGGCGACAACGCGTCCTACAAGCGAGAGGCGCATGCCATCAAGGGAGGCTGCGGCATGGTCGGCGCGATGGAGTTGCAAAGTCTTGCAACTGCAATGGAAAACAAGGGGTTAGCTGCTAATCATGTAGCTACGCTCGATGAATTCCTTCTGGCCTGCGAGCGCCTGGAGGTTATGCTGAACGCACGCGAAAACGCAAGCATCACCACAAGTACCAGAGGTAGTTCAGGAGAAGCCGCGCATGAGTGA
- a CDS encoding DUF2339 domain-containing protein, whose protein sequence is MGPEDLQRQPGESGKERDLAAELALLSGRVAALERQLAGLREASAPPVAAGPVSEALPSPAPRVEEQGSVPPPPPPFAARPAPPPPSLPSLNRAAMQAPSPSLESRLGAQIFNRIGILALLIGAAGFMQLAFSRHWIGPVGRILAGLVAGAGLVVWSERFRRKGFPAFSYSLKAVGSGVLYLALWAAFQLYHLLPADAALAGMILVTAWNAYMAWAQDAELLAAYALAGGFATPLLLSTGGNHEIFLFSYILAIDVATVALVRVKPWSRLLLGAFPATVAYFIGWDLRFFAAGEFAVTSIFIGLFFLVFASVPIQRGVAAIVPTPSEESFGRLGTGRIKRQILLPLWNAAFGALAFYSVFHDAGHSAWLPWLMVALGAFYLALMRLPQSEVAAAIHLSIAVVLLTIAIPLKASGHWITVAWLVEGLALAWVAARVAAPASEDGAASPSRVLRWLSAGAFVLGLSGLISSPFWFDAAVHRPLFNSDLSAALIGIAALAGAAWVAFHAQRTGGAMTPAVAAFSDWMRFSVACLLAVDLIAALLCLREIVTGRSLYVAQVPFFNPDFAMCLIAMAVIGLVAWVVHRIGRSDQSTAFWQQLAGASVIVINLIAVIAGVREIEALWPNTATSLEAELQQALAVSAFLMAYGGLLLALGFWRRTAFIRWQALVLLVFTILKTFLYDMRNLNEGYRVVSFMGLGALLMAISFAYQKDWLALRESHDSNTKPRQDTGPSQ, encoded by the coding sequence ATGGGTCCGGAGGATCTTCAGCGTCAACCCGGCGAGAGCGGGAAGGAACGAGACCTGGCGGCCGAGCTGGCATTACTCTCTGGCCGCGTCGCCGCGCTGGAACGGCAGTTGGCTGGCCTGCGTGAGGCTTCAGCGCCGCCGGTGGCGGCCGGGCCTGTATCTGAGGCTCTCCCTTCCCCGGCGCCGCGCGTTGAAGAACAGGGTTCGGTCCCTCCGCCGCCTCCACCATTTGCAGCGAGGCCTGCTCCTCCGCCGCCTTCCCTTCCCTCATTGAACCGTGCAGCGATGCAGGCCCCCTCTCCGTCGCTGGAGAGCAGGCTGGGCGCACAGATCTTCAATCGTATTGGCATTCTGGCCCTGCTCATCGGCGCTGCGGGGTTCATGCAGCTGGCCTTCAGCAGGCACTGGATCGGGCCGGTCGGCCGCATCCTCGCCGGGCTTGTCGCCGGGGCGGGTCTGGTCGTCTGGTCGGAGCGCTTTCGCCGCAAAGGCTTCCCGGCGTTTTCGTATTCGCTCAAGGCTGTCGGCAGCGGCGTGCTGTACCTCGCGCTCTGGGCGGCGTTTCAGCTTTATCACCTGCTGCCTGCGGACGCGGCGCTGGCAGGGATGATTCTGGTAACCGCGTGGAACGCGTATATGGCGTGGGCACAGGATGCAGAGTTGCTGGCCGCCTATGCGTTGGCAGGAGGCTTTGCGACGCCTCTGCTGCTCTCGACCGGCGGCAACCACGAGATTTTTCTCTTCAGCTATATCCTGGCGATCGATGTTGCCACCGTCGCGCTGGTTCGGGTGAAACCGTGGTCTCGCCTTCTGCTGGGAGCCTTTCCCGCGACGGTCGCGTACTTTATTGGCTGGGATTTACGTTTCTTTGCAGCGGGCGAGTTTGCTGTCACCTCGATTTTCATCGGGCTCTTCTTTCTCGTCTTTGCGAGTGTTCCGATCCAGAGGGGCGTGGCGGCCATCGTACCTACTCCCTCCGAGGAATCGTTTGGGAGGCTCGGTACGGGTCGCATCAAGAGGCAGATTCTTCTGCCCCTGTGGAATGCCGCCTTCGGCGCTCTGGCGTTCTACTCCGTGTTTCACGACGCGGGCCACAGCGCGTGGTTGCCGTGGCTGATGGTCGCTCTCGGCGCGTTCTACCTCGCCCTCATGCGCCTTCCGCAGAGCGAGGTTGCGGCGGCGATCCACCTTTCCATCGCGGTCGTCCTGCTGACCATTGCGATTCCTCTAAAGGCCAGCGGCCATTGGATAACAGTGGCCTGGCTAGTAGAGGGCCTTGCGCTGGCGTGGGTCGCTGCGCGGGTCGCGGCACCAGCGTCTGAGGACGGCGCCGCTTCCCCGTCGCGCGTGCTGCGATGGCTCTCTGCGGGAGCCTTTGTGCTGGGGCTGAGCGGTTTGATCAGCTCGCCGTTCTGGTTCGATGCTGCGGTGCATCGCCCGCTTTTCAACTCGGACCTCTCGGCTGCGTTGATCGGCATCGCGGCGTTGGCCGGAGCGGCGTGGGTCGCATTCCATGCGCAACGGACCGGCGGGGCGATGACGCCAGCCGTGGCCGCGTTTTCTGACTGGATGCGTTTCAGCGTGGCCTGCCTGCTCGCTGTTGACCTGATCGCGGCGCTGCTGTGCCTGCGCGAGATCGTTACCGGACGCTCGCTATATGTTGCGCAAGTGCCATTCTTCAATCCTGACTTTGCGATGTGCCTGATTGCAATGGCAGTGATTGGCCTGGTCGCCTGGGTGGTGCACCGTATTGGGCGCAGCGATCAAAGCACAGCCTTCTGGCAGCAACTGGCCGGGGCGTCAGTGATCGTCATCAACCTGATTGCGGTGATTGCAGGTGTGCGCGAGATTGAGGCGCTGTGGCCGAATACGGCGACCTCTCTCGAGGCGGAGTTGCAGCAGGCGCTGGCTGTCTCGGCCTTCCTGATGGCCTACGGCGGGCTGCTGCTGGCCCTGGGCTTCTGGCGGCGAACGGCGTTCATTCGCTGGCAGGCGCTCGTGCTTCTCGTCTTCACCATTCTGAAGACGTTTCTCTATGACATGCGCAACCTCAATGAGGGCTATCGCGTTGTGAGCTTCATGGGACTGGGCGCGCTGCTGATGGCCATCAGCTTCGCGTACCAGAAGGACTGGCTCGCGCTGCGCGAGAGTCACGACTCCAACACAAAGCCCCGACAGGACACAGGACCCAGCCAGTGA
- the glmM gene encoding phosphoglucosamine mutase, which translates to MKKLFGTDGIRSVAGQYPLDPPTVYAIGIALAHSLAVTSPSPRVILGMDTRESGSWIAATLTAGLTAGGASVESAGIITTPAIAFLTRAHSFSAGVVISASHNPWEDNGIKVFGPDGYKLPDATELAIEGEIFRRLQSSGDAEPPKATAPEVNEADRAEYIRFLLASVPGLSLDGRRIVIDCANGAASAVAPQLFTGLGGEVIITHASPDGRNINEHCGALHPEIVAATVKHQKASLGITFDGDADRSLFADEHGNVINGDAVLLLAARDLQARGLLTNSTVVATTMSNMGLEAALKRSNIQMLRAPVGDKYVLEQMLSTNAALGGEQSGHIIFSGRSTTGDGLLTALLLLDIVHRSGKTLAELVADLKVFPQVIVNVKVREKKPLDAIPSVAAAIAAAEKELADSGRVVIRYSGTEALARVMIEAESEPLMRHHADTIANAIRAELGV; encoded by the coding sequence ATGAAGAAGCTCTTCGGCACCGACGGCATCCGCTCCGTCGCAGGCCAGTACCCCCTCGATCCCCCCACCGTCTACGCGATTGGCATCGCGTTGGCCCACTCGTTGGCGGTCACATCGCCCTCGCCGCGGGTCATTCTCGGCATGGACACCCGCGAGTCCGGCTCCTGGATCGCCGCCACGCTCACCGCCGGCCTCACCGCGGGAGGCGCCTCCGTCGAGAGCGCGGGAATCATCACAACTCCGGCCATCGCTTTCCTCACCCGGGCCCACAGCTTCTCCGCTGGCGTCGTCATCTCCGCCTCGCACAATCCCTGGGAGGACAACGGCATCAAGGTCTTCGGCCCCGACGGCTACAAGCTCCCCGACGCTACCGAGCTCGCTATTGAAGGCGAGATCTTCCGCCGCCTTCAGTCTTCGGGAGACGCCGAGCCTCCGAAGGCCACAGCTCCCGAGGTCAATGAAGCCGACCGCGCCGAATACATTCGTTTCCTCCTCGCCTCCGTCCCCGGCCTCTCGCTCGACGGCCGCCGCATCGTCATCGACTGCGCCAACGGTGCCGCCTCTGCCGTCGCTCCTCAACTCTTCACTGGCCTCGGCGGCGAGGTCATCATCACCCACGCCAGCCCCGACGGCCGCAACATCAACGAGCACTGTGGCGCTCTGCACCCCGAGATCGTCGCCGCGACGGTGAAGCACCAGAAGGCATCGCTTGGAATCACCTTCGACGGCGACGCCGACCGCTCGCTCTTCGCCGACGAGCATGGCAACGTCATCAATGGCGACGCCGTCCTCCTGCTCGCTGCGCGCGACCTGCAGGCACGCGGCCTGCTCACCAACTCCACCGTTGTCGCCACCACGATGTCCAACATGGGCCTCGAGGCCGCTCTCAAGCGCTCGAATATCCAGATGCTCCGCGCCCCTGTTGGCGACAAGTACGTCCTCGAGCAGATGCTCTCCACCAACGCCGCGCTCGGCGGCGAGCAGTCCGGCCACATCATCTTCTCCGGCCGCTCCACTACGGGCGACGGACTCCTCACCGCGCTTCTTCTGCTCGATATCGTCCATCGTAGCGGCAAGACCCTCGCCGAGCTCGTCGCCGATCTCAAGGTCTTCCCGCAGGTCATCGTCAACGTCAAGGTCCGCGAGAAGAAACCACTCGATGCCATTCCGTCGGTCGCTGCCGCCATCGCTGCCGCAGAAAAAGAGCTCGCCGACTCAGGCCGCGTCGTTATACGCTACTCCGGCACCGAGGCCCTCGCTCGCGTCATGATCGAAGCCGAGTCCGAACCGCTCATGCGCCACCACGCCGACACCATCGCCAACGCCATCCGCGCCGAGCTTGGCGTCTGA
- a CDS encoding DUF3999 domain-containing protein, translated as MKIFPVLALLLWQAVAPVASVQTADRQYLRYQRMIAVPGAGQSCAVLDAATFAHAAASLKDLRVYAASAGPREREIPYAITLSEPVQPDSETATVMNLGQRGQGIVFDLVMPERPYTDVALDLAGQDFLATAVVSGSNAANSSSLTRLGEFTLFDLRSQHLSRSTTLQLQESSFPYLHVELTASPASGAHPFTATPQMVRGATVPPSREAQSLFALSAETHSVTQRGRQTIAKLALPERVPVERVSFELAPEFKANFSRDVVVSDRPEGTPETASERIAGTILRVRLNQGGREIRQQQLSVPATLGSNLQGPGSVEVTVNNGDDAPLPITAVRLEMRERELCFDAPAAGNYLLFYGDPALVAPEYDYARIFSPSGAAHAVTLGPETANRAFHTRPDTRAITERHPELLWVGLLAVICVLALVALRSSKHLHHHH; from the coding sequence GTGAAGATTTTTCCCGTCCTAGCTCTTTTGCTTTGGCAGGCCGTTGCTCCTGTGGCCTCGGTGCAAACCGCCGACCGTCAGTATCTTCGGTATCAGCGGATGATTGCGGTGCCTGGCGCCGGGCAGAGCTGCGCTGTTCTCGACGCGGCCACCTTCGCCCATGCCGCGGCCTCGCTCAAAGACCTTCGCGTCTATGCTGCTTCTGCTGGCCCCAGGGAACGAGAGATCCCTTACGCCATTACTTTGAGCGAGCCGGTGCAGCCCGACAGCGAGACCGCTACGGTGATGAACCTGGGGCAGCGCGGACAAGGGATCGTCTTCGATCTCGTGATGCCTGAACGGCCGTATACGGATGTCGCGCTCGACCTCGCGGGGCAGGACTTCCTCGCGACGGCTGTCGTCTCCGGGAGCAACGCTGCCAACTCTTCTTCACTCACAAGGCTCGGCGAGTTTACACTCTTCGATCTTCGCTCGCAGCATCTCTCGCGGAGCACGACGCTGCAGTTGCAGGAGTCGAGCTTCCCTTACCTGCATGTTGAGCTGACGGCCTCGCCTGCTTCTGGCGCGCATCCGTTCACGGCCACGCCGCAGATGGTTCGCGGAGCTACCGTTCCTCCCAGCCGCGAGGCGCAGTCGCTCTTTGCTCTCTCTGCCGAGACCCACTCTGTGACGCAGAGGGGCCGCCAGACCATCGCTAAGCTTGCGTTGCCGGAGCGTGTGCCGGTGGAGCGCGTCAGCTTCGAGCTTGCGCCCGAGTTCAAGGCCAACTTCAGCCGCGACGTTGTCGTCTCGGATCGTCCGGAGGGAACGCCGGAGACGGCCAGCGAGAGGATCGCCGGCACGATCCTTCGGGTCCGGCTGAATCAAGGCGGCCGCGAGATTCGCCAGCAGCAGCTCAGCGTACCGGCCACGCTCGGCTCAAATCTGCAGGGGCCGGGCAGCGTCGAGGTGACGGTCAACAACGGCGACGATGCTCCGCTACCGATTACAGCGGTTCGGCTTGAGATGCGGGAGCGCGAGCTCTGCTTCGATGCTCCTGCGGCGGGGAACTATCTCCTCTTCTATGGCGATCCCGCGCTGGTTGCACCTGAGTACGATTACGCGCGCATCTTCTCTCCCTCGGGCGCAGCACACGCGGTCACGCTTGGCCCGGAGACGGCGAACCGTGCGTTTCACACGCGTCCGGACACGCGGGCCATCACGGAACGACACCCGGAACTGCTCTGGGTTGGATTGCTGGCCGTGATTTGCGTGCTGGCACTGGTTGCCCTGCGCTCGTCAAAGCATCTGCACCACCATCACTAA